A section of the Petrimonas sulfuriphila genome encodes:
- the queC gene encoding 7-cyano-7-deazaguanine synthase QueC: MTDYKNEDALVLFSGGQDSTTCLFWAKQTFRNVEALCFSYGQRHSLEVEVARNIAEIAGVSFQLLDASVISHLSPNSLTDASIVMDEEQPAGSYPNTFVPGRNMLFITFAAAVAYAKNIKHLVTGVSEADYSGYPDCRDTFIHSLNATINLAMDKHFVIHTPLMHRDKAKVWALADDLGVFDIVKNETLTCYNGIKAGGCGHCPACKLRNRGLQEYLADRK, encoded by the coding sequence ATGACAGATTACAAAAATGAAGATGCACTTGTCCTTTTTTCAGGAGGACAAGATTCTACCACCTGCCTGTTTTGGGCAAAACAAACTTTTAGAAACGTTGAAGCGTTGTGCTTTTCCTACGGACAACGGCATTCGCTGGAAGTAGAGGTTGCCCGGAACATTGCCGAAATAGCCGGTGTGTCGTTTCAGCTGCTCGATGCTTCCGTTATCTCCCACCTATCGCCCAATTCGTTAACAGACGCGTCCATTGTTATGGATGAAGAACAACCTGCCGGTTCATATCCCAATACGTTTGTGCCGGGACGAAACATGTTATTTATCACATTTGCGGCAGCTGTCGCTTATGCAAAAAACATCAAGCATCTGGTAACAGGCGTTTCCGAGGCTGATTACAGCGGATACCCCGATTGCAGGGACACGTTTATCCATTCGTTAAACGCAACGATAAACCTTGCTATGGATAAGCATTTTGTCATCCACACCCCACTGATGCACCGGGATAAAGCAAAAGTATGGGCACTTGCCGACGATCTAGGGGTCTTTGATATCGTAAAAAATGAAACACTTACTTGCTACAACGGAATTAAAGCCGGGGGGTGCGGACACTGCCCCGCATGTAAGTTACGCAACCGGGGATTACAGGAATATCTTGCGGATAGAAAGTAA